A stretch of Oryza brachyantha chromosome 4, ObraRS2, whole genome shotgun sequence DNA encodes these proteins:
- the LOC102705812 gene encoding peroxidase 2-like produces the protein MKATHAGAVAGAVVVCLCAVVAVQVQAAVAGGDGVEGTVRTLVEAAIKGDPRLGPALLRLVFHDCWVNGCDGSVLLDTTPFNGSSGTEKAAGRNIGLAGFEVIDTIKAKLGDTVSCADIVVLAGRDAAAVMSRGKINYTVVTGRRDGVVSSAAAAAATLPDSVFKIGQLKDNFAAKNFTAEELVVLSGAHAVGVSHLSSFQDRLSSSRSVSTPITAAYKAALGKDVEAQKAVQNTTDPTEPFNIRDMDAGFRNASGFDAAGVDTAAVGVLDNSFYLANTQNMVLLRSDWELLNATDTRRKVSVLGGNATRWEMEFAAAMAKLSNLPAEGTRFEVRKSCRSINNLN, from the exons aTGAAGGCTACgcacgccggcgccgttgccggcgccgtcgtggtATGTCTCTGCGCGGTGGTCGCCGTGCAGGtgcaggcggcggtggccggcggcgacggcgtcgagggCACGGTGAGGACGTTGGTGGAAGCGGCTATCAAGGGCGATCCCCGCCTTGGCCCCGCCCTCCTCCGCTTGGTCTTCCATGACTGCTGGGTCAAT GGTTGCGATGGATCGGTGCTCTTGGACACGACGCCGTTCAACGGCAGCTCCGGCACCGAGAAGGCGGCGGGCAGAAACATCGGCCTCGCCGGCTTCGAGGTGATTGACACGATCAAGGCCAAGCTCGGCGACACCGTCTCCTGCGCCGACATCGTCGTCCTGGCTGGCCgcgacgcggccgccgtcATGAGCCGCGGCAAGATCAACTACACCGTCGTGACCGGCCGCAGGGACGGCGTGGtctcgtccgccgccgccgccgccgccaccctgcCGGACTCCGTCTTCAAGATCGGGCAGCTCAAGGACAACTTCGCCGCGAAGAACTTCACCGCGGAGGAGCTCGTCGTCCTCTCCGGCGCGCACGCCGTCGGCGTCAGccacctctcctccttccaGGACCGCCTGAGCAGCTCGCGGTCCGTGTCGACGCCGATCACGGCCGCGTACAAGGCGGCGCTGGGCAAGGACGTGGAGGCCCAGAAGGCGGTGCAGAACACGACGGACCCGACGGAGCCGTTCAACATCCGCGACATGGACGCCGGGTTCCGGAACGCGTCCGGcttcgacgccgccggcgtggacacggcggcggtgggcgtgCTCGACAACAGCTTCTACCTCGCCAACACGCAGAACATGGTGCTGCTCAGGTCCGACTGGGAGCTGCTCAACGCGACCGACACGCGACGGAAAGTCAGTGTGCTCGGTGGCAACGCCACCAGGTGGGAGATggagttcgccgccgccatggccaagCTCAGCAACCTCCCCGCCGAGGGGACCCGTTTCGAGGTCAGGAAGAGCTGCAGATCCATCAACAACCTGAACTAG
- the LOC102706377 gene encoding zealexin A1 synthase-like has product MQHRLSSQNRQAKIMGGMVDTAAFYTLLCGALLFVTLVVKLKKATNPRQNGGVNLPPGPWGLPVIGSIHCLLGSLPHHVTMRNLALRYGPVMLLRLGHVQTLVLSSPEAAREAMKTHDVAFATRAVTPTASILTYGARDIVFAPFGKHLRELRKLCTLELLSPKRVSSFRHLREEEAAGLVRSVAAAVAASSPPAAINVSELVKITANNIIMRVMIGDRCPQQEEYLEALDKAMDLLAGFNLVDLFPGSRLARLLGGRALRATKRVHEKFHRISDTIIQGHGNKYDYDVGTRHKCEDTLDVLLRLQRDGGLGITLTKEIVSAVLFDLFAAGSETTPTTIIWAMSELMRNPHVMERAQSEIRQVLHGKSKVSEADIEDQLHYLHLVIRETLRLHPPVPFVIPRLCSEPNSKIMGYDIPLGTTVLVNVSAIGRDKKIWKDADEFRPERFKDDIVDFSGTDFRFIPGGAGRRMCPGLTFGVSNIEIVLASLLYHFDWKLPSETGECELDMSEIQGVTARRRTDLLLKATHVYA; this is encoded by the exons ATGCAGCACAGATTGAGCTCCCAAAATAGACAAGCAAAAATAATGGGCGGGATGGTTGACACGGCAGCGTTCTACACACTGCTGTGCGGCGCCTTACTGTTCGTCACCCTCGTCGTCAAGCTCAAGAAGGCGACCAATCCCCGGCAAAACGGCGGCGTGAACCTCCCTCCGGGCCCGTGGGGGCTGCCGGTGATCGGGAGCATCCACTGCCTGCTCGGCTCCCTGCCGCACCACGTCACCATGCGGAACCTCGCCCTGCGGTACGGCCCCGTCAtgctcctccgcctcggccaCGTCCAGACGCTGGTGCTGTCCTccccggaggcggcgagggaggccaTGAAGACCCACGACGTCGCCTTCGCCACCCGGGCGGTCACCCCGACGGCGAGCATCCTCACCTACGGCGCCCGCGACATCGTCTTCGCGCCGTTCGGCAAGCACCTGCGGGAGCTCCGCAAGCTGTGCACGCTGGAGCTGCTCAGCCCCAAGCGAGTCAGCTCCTTCCGCCATCTCCGGGAGGAAGAGGCAGCGGGGCTCGTccgctccgtcgccgccgccgtggcggcatcgtcgccgccggcggccatcAACGTCAGTGAGCTCGTCAAGATCACGGCGAACAACATCATCATGAGGGTCATGATCGGCGACAGGTGCCCGCAGCAGGAGGAGTATCTGGAGGCTCTGGACAAGGCCATGGATCTCCTCGCCGGATTCAACCTGGTCGACCTGTTCCCCGGCTCGCGGCTAGCAAGGCTGCTCGGTGGCCGGGCCCTGCGCGCCACGAAGCGAGTTCATGAGAAGTTCCATCGAATCAGTGACACCATTATCCAAGGCCACGGGAACAAGTACGATTACGACGTAGGAACACGCCACAAGTGTGAGGACACCCTCGATGTTTTGCTGCGGCTTCAGAGAGATGGTGGGCTTGGAATCACCCTCACTAAGGAAATTGTCAGCGCCGTGTTGTTT GATTTATTTGCTGCTGGCTCGGAGACTACACCAACAACGATAATTTGGGCCATGTCCGAGCTTATGAGGAATCCCCATGTGATGGAGCGAGCACAGTCTGAGATTCGACAGGTACTTCATGGCAAATCCAAGGTTAGTGAGGCGGACATAGAAGACCAACTCCATTATCTACACCTGGTTATCAGAGAAACTCTTAGGCTGCATCCTCCAGTGCCATTTGTCATACCAAGGTTATGCTCTGAACCAAACAGTAAAATCATGGGGTACGACATACCTCTGGGCACTACGGTGTTAGTGAATGTATCAGCGATAGGCAGAGACAAGAAGATTTGGAAAGATGCAGATGAGTTTAGGCCTGAAAGATTTAAAGATGATATCGTTGATTTTAGTGGCACGGATTTTAGGTTTATTCCTGGCGGTGCTGGTCGAAGGATGTGTCCGGGTTTAACGTTTGGAGTGTCCAATATTGAGATTGTGCTTGCGAGCCTTCTATACCATTTTGATTGGAAGCTGCCTAGTGAAACAGGCGAATGTGAGCTAGATATGTCAGAAATTCAAGGGGTCACTGCACGTCGCCGAACTGATCTTTTACTCAAAGCTACTCATGTGTATGCATGA